CGCGGCGACGCGGATCGAGCCATGCTCGAGTCGGCCGTCCGTCCGATTTTCGTGCCGTGATTTATATAGGATCACGAGGGCAGAGCGTGGTATGACTCCCCGCTCGAGGACGGCTGGCGTGTGCGCTCGACCGACGGTCTCTGTCGGATCGGCCCCGGACGATTTCCGCGATTCTCGCTTCGTGGGTCCCGTTCACGTCGAACGCGGTACGACACCGGGACACCGAATGGATAACGCTTATGCGCGGGCTACCCATGCACGAGCATAGAATGAGCGACATCGAGGGCGTATATGAGGACCTCGAGGCCGACGTTTCTCTCGAGGAGTTTCGCGAGGCCGTCGAGGCGAAAGTCGAGCAGATGGGTGGACTCGCGGACGAGGAGACGGCGGCGATGCTCGTCGCTCACGAAGTCGGCGAGAGCGAAGTCGGCGGTATCGCCGACATCGAACCCGGAATGGAGGAGGCGAAGTTCGTCGCCAAGGTCCTCTCGATCGGCGAGAAACGGACATTCGAACGCGACGGCGAGGACGAGGACGGACAGGTCGTCAACGTCGAGGTAGCGGACGAGACCGGCTCCGTCCGAGCGGCCTTCTGGGACGATCACGCGGAAGCCGCGATCGAAGAGCTCGAAGAGGGACAGGTCCTGCGAATCAAGGGCCGACCCAAGGAGGGCTTCAGCGGCGTCGAGATCAGCGTCGACAACGTCGAACCCGATCCGGACACCGAGATCGACGTCCAGATCTCCGACACGTACACCGTCGAGGACCTCTCGCTCGGCCTCTCGAACGTCAATCTCGTCGGGCTGCTCCTGGACACCGACAGCGTGCGTACCTTCGACCGGGACGACGGCTCCGAGGGGAAAGTCTCGAACCTCGTTCTGGGCGATTCGACGGGTCGCATCCGGGTCACGCTCTGGGACGAGCAGGCCGACCTCGCGACGGAACTCGAGGCCGGCACGACTGTCGAGGTGATCGACGGCTACGTCAAGGAACGCGACGGGAGCCTCGAACTCCACGTCGGCAACCGCGGGGCGGTCGAGGAAGTCGACGAAGACGTCGAGTACGTCCCCGAGAGTACGCCGATCGACGACCTCGAGATCGACCAGATGGTCGACATCGCGGGCGTCGTCCGCTCGGCCGATCCGAAACGAACCTTCGACCGGGACGACGGCTCCGAGGGACAGGTTCGAAACATCCGCGTGCAGGACGCGACCGGCGATATCCGCGTCGCCCTCTGGGGCGACAAAGCCGACATCGACGTGGGCCCGGGCGACGAAGTTGCACTCGGCGACGTCGAGATCCAGGACGGCTGGCAGGACGACCTCGAAGCCTCCGCGGGCTGGCAGTCGACGATCGCGGTCCTCGAGTCGGACTCGGCCGGCTCCGGCGGTGGCGAAACCGATACCGACGCTTCGAGCGACGAAAACGCCGGTCTGTCGGCCTTCGCCGGTGACGACGGATCGGACGAGGAGACGGCGGCGGACGGGACCGGTTCGACTCACTCGAGTGACGCGTCCGGTACAGCTACCGAAGCCACGACCGAGCAGGACGATACCGACGGTACCGATACCGAATCGGACGACCCCTCGGATGGAGAGGAACTCGAGTTCACCGGCGTCGTCGTGCAGGCGGGAGATCCGATCGTTCTCGACGACGGCGAGACGACGATGAGCGTCACGACCGACGTCGACGTCGGGCTCGGCGAGGAGGTAACCGCCCGAGGGATCGTCCGTGACGGACGCCTCGAGGCAAACGACGTGTTCTGACGCCGCGAGCAACCTCATCGGCCACCTAGGAAAAGCGTTAAGGGAGTTAGCTTCGCCTATCATGATATGAACGTCGAACTCCCGTTCGCCCCGGTGGATACGATCATCCGGCGGAACGCGGGCGACCTTCGGGTGAGTGCTGACGCGTCGAAGCAACTCGCAACGCGGATTCAGGAACACGGGAGCGACCTCGCAATCGACGCGGCCGAGGAGGCGACGACGGACGGCCGCAAGACGCTGATGGCCCAGGATTTCGGCGTCGAGCGGGTCGTCGACAAGGACGACCTCGAGCTACCGGTCGCCCCGGTCGACCGAATCGCCAGACTCGAAATCGACGACCGCTATCGCGTCTCGATGGACGCCCGCGTCGCACTGGCCGATATTCTCGAAGACTACGCGGACAACGTCGCCCGGGCGGCCGCGATTCTCGCGCACCACGCCGACCGGCGGACCATCACCGACGACGACATCGAGACGTACTTCTCGTTGTTCGAGTAAGCAGATGCAGTTCGGCTACAGCGAGCTCTGTCTCGCACACGATCCCGGTTCGCGCCACCCAGAGTCGCCGGACCGGCTACGCGCGATCCGGGAGCGACTGAAGAAGAAACACGGCGTCGAGTACGTCGAGGCCGACGCCTGCGACCTCGACACGATGGCGGCCGTCCACGAACGGGACTATCTCGAGTCCGTCCGGGAATTCTGCGCCGACGGCGGCGGCAGCTGGGACCCCGACACGACCGCCGTCGAAGAAACGTGGGAGGCGGCCGGTCGGAGCGCCGGGCTCGCCTGCTGGGCCGCCGAAGCGGCTCTCGAGGGTGCGACGGGTCGGAATACGCCCTTCTCGATCGGTCGCCCGCCGGGACATCACGCCGTCTACGACAACGCGATGGGGTTTTGTTTCGTCAACAACGTCGCCGTTGCTGCCCAACACGCGCTCGATCACGACGAGTACGACGTCGACCGGGTCGCGATCATCGACTGGGACGTCCACCACGGTAACGGTACGCAGGATATCTTCTACGACCGCGGCGACGTCTTTTTCGTCTCGCTTCACGAGCAAGGGCTCTATCCCGGAACCGGCGACGTCGACGAAACCGGCGAGGGGGAGGGTAAAGGGACGACGATGAACATTCCGATGCCGGCCGGAACCGACGACCGCGAGTATCTGGCCGCTTTCGATGGGCCGATCGCCACCGCACTCACCGAGTACGATCCGGATCTGCTGTTGATCAGCGCCGGCTTCGACGCCCACCGCCACGACCCGATCTCGCGTATTCGACTCTCGACGGAGGCCTACGCCCTGATGAGCGACCGGGTCCGGTCGCTCGCCGAAGACACCGACGCCGCGCTGGCGTTCGTCCTCGAAGGCGGCTACGGACTGGACGTGCTCGCCGACAGCGTCGCGCTCGTCCACGAAACGTTCGACGGCCGCGAGCCGATCGAACCCGACGACGAGCCGGACGAGAACGTCGAATCGGCGCTCGAGGACGTCTGCGAGGCACACGATCTCGATTTGGACGTCGACGAGCTGTAGCGCGAGTCGAATCAGCTGAGCCGTCCTCCCCGATCGAATTCAGGGGTGGGGCTCGAAGTATGCTGCAAGGTCCGTTCCGAACTCCTCGAGGAGCCCGGTAACGTCCTCATCGACCAGTACCTCGTACCCGTCCTCGAGCGCTGTCTCGACGTGAGCGCCGAGTCCAACGTCGAAGAGCCGATCGCTCTCGAGGAACTCGCGAGCGGTAGTGAACTCCCGCTCGCGCTCGGTGACGTAGCGGTTCGCTTCGATGAACGGACCGTAGGCAGCCGGATCGTCCGCGTAGGTGTCGTAGAATCCGA
This portion of the Natrinema salinisoli genome encodes:
- a CDS encoding histone family protein codes for the protein MNVELPFAPVDTIIRRNAGDLRVSADASKQLATRIQEHGSDLAIDAAEEATTDGRKTLMAQDFGVERVVDKDDLELPVAPVDRIARLEIDDRYRVSMDARVALADILEDYADNVARAAAILAHHADRRTITDDDIETYFSLFE
- a CDS encoding histone deacetylase family protein, with the translated sequence MQFGYSELCLAHDPGSRHPESPDRLRAIRERLKKKHGVEYVEADACDLDTMAAVHERDYLESVREFCADGGGSWDPDTTAVEETWEAAGRSAGLACWAAEAALEGATGRNTPFSIGRPPGHHAVYDNAMGFCFVNNVAVAAQHALDHDEYDVDRVAIIDWDVHHGNGTQDIFYDRGDVFFVSLHEQGLYPGTGDVDETGEGEGKGTTMNIPMPAGTDDREYLAAFDGPIATALTEYDPDLLLISAGFDAHRHDPISRIRLSTEAYALMSDRVRSLAEDTDAALAFVLEGGYGLDVLADSVALVHETFDGREPIEPDDEPDENVESALEDVCEAHDLDLDVDEL
- a CDS encoding single-stranded DNA binding protein: MSDIEGVYEDLEADVSLEEFREAVEAKVEQMGGLADEETAAMLVAHEVGESEVGGIADIEPGMEEAKFVAKVLSIGEKRTFERDGEDEDGQVVNVEVADETGSVRAAFWDDHAEAAIEELEEGQVLRIKGRPKEGFSGVEISVDNVEPDPDTEIDVQISDTYTVEDLSLGLSNVNLVGLLLDTDSVRTFDRDDGSEGKVSNLVLGDSTGRIRVTLWDEQADLATELEAGTTVEVIDGYVKERDGSLELHVGNRGAVEEVDEDVEYVPESTPIDDLEIDQMVDIAGVVRSADPKRTFDRDDGSEGQVRNIRVQDATGDIRVALWGDKADIDVGPGDEVALGDVEIQDGWQDDLEASAGWQSTIAVLESDSAGSGGGETDTDASSDENAGLSAFAGDDGSDEETAADGTGSTHSSDASGTATEATTEQDDTDGTDTESDDPSDGEELEFTGVVVQAGDPIVLDDGETTMSVTTDVDVGLGEEVTARGIVRDGRLEANDVF